In Parus major isolate Abel chromosome 25LG1, Parus_major1.1, whole genome shotgun sequence, the genomic stretch CCCTCGTTCTAACAGGTTCCCAGAGGTTGATGGTTTCTTTCTCGTTCTTCTAAATCCCTGTCATCcgttttcctttctttctgttgtttctttctgaGCTCTCAGTTGGGCCGACAACCCTGGGGGGAGGAGAGTGGGGGCTTCAGGCCAAGACAAAGGTTGAATGTGGCTGGAGAAAGGCTGGCAGGgccctccctgcatccctgctccctccccagtcGATCCAGGTGGCCTGGCTTGGTCATCGCCAAGAAGTCCCAATctcaccaccaaaaaaaactgAACTAAAACCGCTTTGCTTGTGAGATCCGAGTGTGCGTTCTGAGTACTTGGTTTACAAAAGACATTGCAGGCTGGAGCATTGTTCGCCCTTCAAAATTTCTGGCTTTGCTATTCATTTTattattcacttatttttttttttaaaaaataacatacattgcttgtaaaataatttctttttttgtcttcttcttcttcttctttaaattaatttattctttcattaacttttttgttcttcagatgtcattattattattattattattattattattatcattattattatcatcatcatttttCTCTCGTGGATCCCCCCCCACTGTCCCTTCCTACCCCAACCCCCCCAACGCCCTGCTCTGTCtctttaggaaaatattctaaTGGCCTGAGTGGCTGCCGCGTGGCAAACGGGGCACTCGGGATCAGTCCTCTCGCAGATCCTCACGGCACACTCCATGCAGAAGAGGTTGTGGCCGCACGGCACCAGCGCGGCCGTGACCTCGCTCTCAAAGCACACCATGCACTCGCGGCTGCTGGCCACGGAGGTCCGGGCGGCTGCGGGCGTTCCCAGCTTGGAAAAGCCCTGGAGTGGCTCCCCCTGCGACCGCCTGGGCAGCCCCGAGAGGCTGGGCTCCGGGATGGAGGAGGACGGGGAGCGGTGGGAGTTGGGATGGATGGTGCCGGTGCTGCTGGAGCGCTGCTGCTTGGAGAAGAGCACTGAGACAGGGTTGGTGTTCTCCTGCCCAGCCCACATCGGGGCCCCTGACTCTGGCACCCCGTAGTACAGATCCTGCTTGTTCACACCGTAGTTGGGGAAGAGGTAACCGTAATTGAAGTCGTTTTGGTCGTTCAGCCGGGGGGTCTCATAGACAGGGTCAACAGAGCAGTCGCCGATGCAGCCCAGGCTGTTCTGCCGGAAGGTGGAGAGGGGCTTGCAGCCCGGTGCCGGCGTGTGGACCCGCCAAGCCTCTGAGTAGCGGTTCTCCATGCCGGAGTcagggctgctggagaggaagTCATTCTCGTTGTTGTACTCCAGAATCTTGCCTGTCCTCACTGCAATGTGTGTCTCGATCTCCTCCCGGGCACGCTCCACATTGCCCGGCGCACCGGTGATCTCGAAGACGGGGTCCCGGTCTCGGCTTGGCGTGATGATGTAGGTGTTGGTCTGCTGCTGGATCCGCTTGATGGTGGCTCCCTTGGGGCCCACCACCAGCCCCACCACGCGGTAGGGCACGCGCACCCGGATGGTGACCTGCCCCGGCAGGGTGGGCGCGCTGCCGAAGGTGGTGCCCGCCTTGTTGCGGGAGGCCCTGATCATGGAGAAGTGCTCGGCTGCCGAGATGATCTCCCGCCGGGCCATGGCCACGTCCTCCCGCCGCCCCGTCACCATGAAGACCGGCTCTTCACCCCGCACCGGGGTCTTGATGTAGGTGTTGGTCTTTGCCCGCAGGGCTTTGATCTTGCAGCCttgggaagagagagaagaagacACGGCAGTTAATGAGGCTGTCCCACAGCTCCCCGCTCTGCAGGACACTGGGCTGAGGGCCATAATCTCCTGTGCCACCCGGAGCCACCGCGCACAACACGGAACAAGGGAAGGGCCCAATCCCCCAAACCCTGAGGGAGGTCTGCCCACACCACTCCCAGAGACTGCCTCCCTCAGGAGAGCCATGCTCCCTCATCCCCCAAAATAGGGGTCACCCTTTTGTGTGCTGCATCCCACTACACCACCTCCCCAACTGCCTCCCCTTAACAGTCATCCCCAAAATCTCCCTTCCACACACCCCAACACCAGAGCAATGGGGGATGCACTCCCAGGTGTCAGCGATCTGTGACGAGGCCCgtccccagagccccagggTGACCCCCCCAGGGACAATGGTCATCATCTttgggctctggggacagggctTATGCATGGGGCAGCTTGGAGGTCACAGGAGAACAGGGTCCCACAGCCTGGATGGCCGATGTGGAACCCCTTGgccaccctgtgccagctcccaaGGGCAGTCGCCTGCCACGACTCCAGAGAGCCAGAGGATTTTGGTACTACTGAGGAGGTTTTGGGGTGAATGCGGTGAACTTCAGGGGGACAAGTTTGGAGGGGAGTTGCAAAGACACAGGAGTTTGGGCCTCCCCACTGCAGATATGGCAGGACTGCTaacaccagcagagctggatggCCAGGGGTAGCAGGAGGCTGGGATTTGCTTTGGGGCTGGAAATGGGGCAGGTGTGAGCACCACAGTAGGCTGTGCAAAGactcctgctgcaggtgctcagACCCTCTGCCAAAACACTGGCCAAATGGTGCTTTTGTGTACCAGCATCCATGTCCCAGAGCACACTGAGCCTATTCCCCAACTCCTAGAACCCACCAAGCCCactccccagctcctcacatCTCAGAAAACAGCCTTCTGCTTTCCCAGAAAGGGCAAAAGACTTTCCAGTGTGTTTTGGCTTCCAAGTGATCTTTTGGAGGGTGCCTTGATCCAGCTGTTTGGCTTAAGGTGACAACTTCAATGACACCAGGATGCCATCAAGCAACTAAGTGTTTTTACAGATGTGCCACAGTTCTCTAAACTATTCCTGGACCCCTCTTTGCTGTTGTCCTGCCCCTCAGACCCCTCTCTGGGAAAGCTTCACTTGGCACCCCAAGGCATTTCTGAAGCCTGGCACCGAGCTCCCGTGCAGGCTGGGGGTTCCTCAGCAGGAGGTATGCTCTGAACTCAGATCTCAAATAAAAGTTAAAACCTGTGATTCTCCAGTGCAGATGAAGTAAGGTGAGCACTTTGCTGCGGTTTCCTGAGGATTTGGGTGTCTGATTTGGGTGGCAGGCAGAAACAGATGATGACGACACAGCATTGGGACCTCTGTGAGATCCCCCAGCATCTCCTAGTCCACTTTCCCTCCCCAGAAAAGACCTTCTCCTATACTTCCTCTGTCTACCTGGCACCAGCAGGTTTTCCTCCACACACTCCACTAACATCACACTTCAACACATGAGGACCTGCAAACGATGCCTCTGCAACCACAAAATGCAGATTCCTCAGCTCCTGGGCTGGAACATTATTATTTATACAGACCCTAATAAATAACAGCacttcccaggctgggagctcagggctgccactcatccacagctcctctcaCAAGACACAGGCTGGTGACATCAGGGCGTTCCCTGGAATGCAGCGATCCCACCACCCCGTATCACTGGCAAGAATTGAAGCCCGCACCTGTGGCGAGGGAAACAGCCTCGTGCTGCCACAGCTGACAGGAACGACTTCCCGGGCTGGCAGGCGCCGCAGCAGCCGCTgcatccagcagtgcccagcgTGGAGCAcgctcagcccagccagctgtgCTCGGCACGGCACTGGGCACAGAACCGGGCATGGCACCGGGCACAGAACTGGGCACGGCACCGGGCACGGCACCGGGAACAGCACCGGGCACAGCACCGGGCACAGAACCGGGCACAGAACCGGGCACAGCACCGGGCACAGC encodes the following:
- the MEX3A gene encoding RNA-binding protein MEX3A is translated as MPSLVVPGIMERNGGFGDLGCFGGSGKDRALLEDDRALQLALDQLCLLGLGEPSSSSSSSAVVLVEDSNNNNNNPPPPPPQQPPPPPPPPQQPPPPPPPPPPAAPKGSAAPSAGAAEPKLCALYKEAELRLKSSSNTTECVPVPSSEHVAEIVGRQGCKIKALRAKTNTYIKTPVRGEEPVFMVTGRREDVAMARREIISAAEHFSMIRASRNKAGTTFGSAPTLPGQVTIRVRVPYRVVGLVVGPKGATIKRIQQQTNTYIITPSRDRDPVFEITGAPGNVERAREEIETHIAVRTGKILEYNNENDFLSSSPDSGMENRYSEAWRVHTPAPGCKPLSTFRQNSLGCIGDCSVDPVYETPRLNDQNDFNYGYLFPNYGVNKQDLYYGVPESGAPMWAGQENTNPVSVLFSKQQRSSSTGTIHPNSHRSPSSSIPEPSLSGLPRRSQGEPLQGFSKLGTPAAARTSVASSRECMVCFESEVTAALVPCGHNLFCMECAVRICERTDPECPVCHAAATQAIRIFS